In Thermoanaerobaculia bacterium, one genomic interval encodes:
- a CDS encoding GNAT family N-acetyltransferase, whose translation MEPAGRSGPDSGPVTVRRARRGDRDFVLTTARRLADFDLPAWRGAAEIVGGEVRTLESFFRQPPPGSELLVAEAAGESAGFALLETGRDYFDRREHAHLGILAVAGGSEGLGVGRALVAAAEEWARRRGHLRLTLNVFERNARARRLYERLGFAPETLRYTKKV comes from the coding sequence ATGGAACCCGCCGGCCGGTCCGGCCCCGACTCCGGTCCGGTCACGGTGCGCCGCGCGCGTCGCGGCGACCGCGACTTCGTGTTGACGACGGCGCGCCGCCTCGCGGATTTCGACCTTCCGGCGTGGCGCGGCGCCGCCGAGATCGTCGGCGGAGAGGTGCGCACGCTGGAGAGCTTTTTCCGGCAGCCGCCGCCCGGGTCGGAGCTGCTCGTCGCGGAGGCGGCCGGGGAGTCGGCGGGATTCGCGCTCCTCGAAACGGGGCGGGACTATTTCGACCGGCGCGAGCACGCCCATCTGGGAATCCTGGCGGTCGCGGGAGGGTCCGAAGGCCTCGGCGTCGGGAGGGCTCTCGTCGCGGCGGCCGAGGAGTGGGCCCGGCGGCGGGGGCACCTCCGCCTGACGTTGAACGTCTTCGAACGCAACGCCCGGGCGAGGAGGCTCTACGAGCGGCTCGGGTTCGCGCCCGAGACTCTCCGCTACACGAAGAAGGTGTGA